From the genome of Triticum aestivum cultivar Chinese Spring chromosome 1A, IWGSC CS RefSeq v2.1, whole genome shotgun sequence:
TTTCTAATCCCTAATTTCTTATGCCGCTGCCGCTGGAATTTGTTGGTGTGATTGGGGCGAGGACATCTCCTGAATGCCACTACACGTGGTCGTGTACCCTGTCAGCCCCCCATCACTCAAGATGCGGCCTCACCTACGGCAGGAGAGGAAGACGTGCTCCTTCATGTGGAGGCTCGCGTGCAAGCCGCAAAGGGGCTGAGCGCACGACCAGCGGAGCTGTTCTTTTTGGAACAGCGAACTAATTGGGGTTCTGTTTGGGCTGTACGTACCCAATTAGACCATAAATTTTCACCAGAATTAAGCCCTCGTTAATTACATTTTAATCGAGATTTAGGAGATTAACTTTCTGACTTATGTGGATGGATAATGATACCCTTTTCAATGTTTTGAAGGGAGGTGTACCGAAGCACCTCTCAATGAGAAGAGAAAATACGGAAAAACCCTAAAATGTATTAGGTAGTTCTCAGGACACGATACTCTTTTCACATGAAAAGATCATATATGATTACTTACTCCGTATGTGCTCGTCTATGTATTCATTGTCAATCTTTCCATGAGCCATGGCACCAACCTGGAACATTGTACAGACGAGATGGATTTAGGCACCAGACGGTAACAGAGGATGGGACAAAGCTACAAAATATCTCAGTTTTTACTCACCACAAACACAAGGGCTTCATCATCACTGCATTCGGCAACATAGTCATTCAGTTTAACTGACTTATCCGCGCTATATGAAAGGCCTAGGCAGCAAATAGATATCTATCAGCTTCCGTGAGCCAACAGGTAAATATTTTACTTTTACTAATATCATACAGTAGAAATTCTCACCAATCTTCCGTGAGCCAACAAGTAGATACCGGGTAACAGGATTTTTAATAAGATTAAGCAGCTTCTCATGCTTCCCTTTTTGTTTTTGCGGGTGAAGCTTCTCATGCTTCCCAACAGCAGTAATGCTCAACTTTTGCAATAACAGTGCTGCAATGTCATACAAATTACTTGCACTTCAGCATAATTTCAGGATAGAAAGATGCACAATGTTTACACTCTTTTGCTATTCGTAACTTACACATCAAGCCACAAAAACGTTTG
Proteins encoded in this window:
- the LOC123064378 gene encoding ribosomal RNA small subunit methyltransferase NEP1 gives rise to the protein MSLLLQKLSITAVGKHEKLHPQKQKGKHEKLLNLIKNPVTRYLLVGSRKIGLSYSADKSVKLNDYVAECSDDEALVFVVGAMAHGKIDNEYIDEHIRRRGGRAVSGVFVIAGCAGMLFSFPCSAA